The genomic window AACGTCAATAGAGCGGTGTCAGTGTACTTCAACATCTTCAAATACCAATAGATAGCTTCTTCTTGGTTTTCCCAAAGTTTAGGTCGGTAGTTATTGTCGAAGAATACTTGACCGCCTTGAACCTTGAATTTGTCTAAGAAGTTAAAGAGCTGTGTACGCCCATTCTCTGTTAGGATTGCAAGCGTAATGCCACTTAGATAAATCGCATCAAAAGTGAGTAACTTATCAAGTAGAGCTGGCGTGTCTTGCTGATCAAACATGAACTTCGCGGCAGCATCACTACGCCAGTAGTGGAAGCTGCGTTCACCCGTTTCATCGGTCTCGATGTAGTAAAGCCCGGGTTGTTTGTGATCAAGCTGAGCGATTAAGCTCGTGTCGATGCCTTCTGCTTGCCACTTTTCTAACATATCAGCACTGAATGGGTCAGAACCTAATGCCGTCACATAACTGGTGTTGATATCTTGCTCTTTAGTTAAGCGCGACAGGTAAAGTGCTGTATTTAGTGTATCGCCACCGAAACTTTGCTTAAGCCCGTCTTGTTTCTTTTGTAGCTCAACCATGCACTCGCCAATGATCGCGATGTTTAATGATTTCATATGCTTACCTTAGCAACTGAGGTTGCGCTCGTTATTATTTTAGGAAATCTTCACGCGCAGGGTTGAAGATATCAAGAAGGATGCTGTCTTGCTCTAGTGCAACCGCACCGTGCATCATGTGTTTACGGGCGAAGTAAGCATCGCCTTCTTTAAGCACTTTCTTCTCCCCATCAATTTCAGCTTCGAAGCTGCCACGAACCACATAACCGATTTGGTCGTGGATCTCGTGGGTATGGGGATGGCCAATAGCGCCTTTATCAAAACATAGGTGTACAGCCATAAGATCGTCAGTATAAGCAACGATTTTACGTTTAATTCCGCCGCCAAGTTCTTCCCATGGGTTTTCATCTAAAATAAAGAAAGCGTTCATTGTGTGTCTCCTAATCGGTTTAAATCGGTAAAAATACTATTGAGCATTATCATAAGATAATAAGTTTAATTGTAATACAATACATCTACAATAGTGTGACATTGATCAGCTGATACTTGATATGACGAAAATAAATCAACAAATTAACAAATGTCTGCTATGGATTGTTTGTTATCATAATCAATAGTTTACGGGTGATTGTGTGATTCTGCTCATCATTTGGCGACGAATGGGTATGAATAAACCTCATATTGTATTACTTTATGTGAAGTTTAAGAATTTAATCAAAGTTTAAAAATAGATAAACTCTTCATTGAGGGTGACAAAGAATATGACGACTAAACCAGTATTGTTGACTGAAGCAGAAATCGAGCAGCTTCATCTTGAAGTGGGCCGTTCTAGCTTAATGGGCAAAACCATTGCAGCAAACGCGAAAGATCTAGAAGCATTCATGCGTTTACCTATTGATGTCCCAGGACATGGTGAAGCAGGGGGTTACGAACATAACCGCCATAAACAAAATTACACGTACATGAATTTAGCTGGTCGCATGTTTTTGATCACTAAAGAGCAAAAGTACGCAGACTTCGTTACAGACTTACTAGAAGTGTACGCAGACAAGTACCTAACGTTTGATTACCACGTACAAAAAAACACCAACCCAACAGGACGTTTGTTTCATCAAATCCTGAATGAACACTGCTGGTTAATGTTCTCCAGTTTGGCTTACTCTTGCGTTGCTTCAACATTGACACAAGAGCAGCGTGACAACATTGAGTCTCGCATTTTTGAACCCATGCTAGAAATGTTCACCGTTAAGTACGCACACGACTTCGACCGTATCCACAACCACGGCATTTGGGCCGTCGCTGCTGTCGGTATTTGTGGTCTTGCTCTTGGCAAGCGTGAGTACCTTGAAATGTCAGTGTATGGCATTGACCGTAATGATACTGGCGGTTTCTTAGCGCAAGTTTCTCAGCTGTTTGCACCTTCTGGCTACTATATGGAAGGTCCTTACTATCACCGTTATGCGATTCGTCCAACGTGTGTGTTCGCTGAAGTGATCCACCGTCATATGCCTGAAGTGGATATCTACAACTACAAAGGTGGCGTGATTGGTAACACAGTACAAG from Vibrio artabrorum includes these protein-coding regions:
- a CDS encoding 2-dehydro-3-deoxygluconokinase, encoding MKSLNIAIIGECMVELQKKQDGLKQSFGGDTLNTALYLSRLTKEQDINTSYVTALGSDPFSADMLEKWQAEGIDTSLIAQLDHKQPGLYYIETDETGERSFHYWRSDAAAKFMFDQQDTPALLDKLLTFDAIYLSGITLAILTENGRTQLFNFLDKFKVQGGQVFFDNNYRPKLWENQEEAIYWYLKMLKYTDTALLTFDDEQELYGDESIEQCLARTSECGVKEIVIKRGAKDCLVVESQNAQYVAPNPVDNIVDTTAAGDSFSAGFLAKRLSGGSARDAAFSGHIVAGTVIQHPGAIIPREATPDLSL
- a CDS encoding cupin domain-containing protein; its protein translation is MNAFFILDENPWEELGGGIKRKIVAYTDDLMAVHLCFDKGAIGHPHTHEIHDQIGYVVRGSFEAEIDGEKKVLKEGDAYFARKHMMHGAVALEQDSILLDIFNPAREDFLK